The following are encoded in a window of Roseimaritima ulvae genomic DNA:
- a CDS encoding methyltransferase family protein, with amino-acid sequence MALIEEFERTGSWLFRWRSYLPFVFLPLIVTAVLRYPVIELQPNLHFVWSIISLGVSLLGLAVRCHTVGHAAAGTSGRNTKTQVAETLNTSGFYSVVRHPLYLGNFLIALGIVLHSAAIWLVVVFLMAFALYYERIMFTEEAFLRTKFGSVFTDWSNRTPAFVPRLRQWKSAELPLDIPKVIRAESAAVAVIALTFPALEFAIHEAQQGNVAIENSWYILLGSGVLLYTIARIMKRQLRRWLKYERILYGAAK; translated from the coding sequence ATGGCACTCATTGAAGAATTTGAACGCACAGGATCGTGGCTGTTCCGCTGGCGCAGCTATCTACCCTTCGTTTTCTTACCGTTGATCGTGACCGCCGTGCTGCGATATCCCGTGATTGAGCTGCAACCCAATTTGCATTTCGTCTGGAGCATCATCAGTCTCGGCGTTTCGCTACTAGGATTGGCGGTTCGCTGTCACACAGTTGGCCACGCCGCTGCCGGAACATCGGGTCGCAATACGAAAACGCAGGTTGCCGAAACACTCAACACTTCCGGCTTCTATTCGGTCGTCCGGCATCCACTGTACCTCGGCAACTTCCTGATCGCCCTCGGCATCGTATTGCACTCCGCTGCTATTTGGTTGGTCGTGGTCTTCCTGATGGCATTCGCGTTGTATTACGAACGCATTATGTTCACCGAGGAAGCGTTCTTGCGAACGAAGTTTGGCAGCGTGTTCACCGATTGGTCCAATCGCACGCCGGCGTTTGTGCCAAGACTGCGGCAATGGAAGTCGGCGGAACTGCCCTTGGACATTCCCAAAGTCATTCGAGCCGAATCTGCTGCCGTTGCGGTCATCGCATTGACTTTCCCTGCATTGGAATTCGCGATCCACGAAGCACAGCAAGGCAACGTCGCCATCGAAAACTCGTGGTACATCCTGCTCGGTAGCGGCGTTCTTCTCTACACCATCGCTCGGATCATGAAACGGCAACTTCGACGCTGGCTCAAGTACGAGCGAATCCTATACGGGGCTGCAAAATGA
- a CDS encoding ABC transporter ATP-binding protein, translating to MRIDDCQLEINRTSISSLKFILQIHNLQSQDFDQAMYQLKAVTQTYERRGQIVTALNNSDLTIPDNDFIAIVGPSGSGKTTLLSVLGGMLAPSTGDVMLDGESLYDLSVEERTALRGRKIGFVFQSFNLISWLTACENVQIPLMLSGKTAKQQEERAIEMLDRVGLSDRTDHRPSEMSQGQQQRVALARTLANDPPIILADEPTGNLDSETRQQVMSYLNEFHQDGRTIVMVTHDADTAAFAHRTIRLVAGVTHEVAISEAA from the coding sequence ATGAGGATTGATGATTGCCAATTAGAGATCAATAGAACGTCGATCTCCAGTCTCAAATTCATTCTTCAAATCCACAACCTTCAATCTCAAGACTTCGATCAAGCCATGTATCAACTCAAAGCGGTCACCCAGACCTACGAACGTCGAGGCCAAATCGTCACGGCGCTCAACAATTCCGACCTCACGATTCCTGACAACGACTTCATTGCGATCGTTGGGCCGAGCGGAAGCGGCAAGACAACGCTGCTGTCGGTTCTCGGCGGTATGCTCGCACCGTCCACTGGCGACGTGATGCTCGATGGCGAATCCTTGTACGACCTGTCGGTGGAAGAACGCACCGCGCTACGAGGCCGCAAGATCGGCTTCGTCTTCCAATCGTTCAACTTGATTTCGTGGCTTACTGCTTGCGAAAACGTGCAAATCCCATTGATGTTGTCCGGCAAAACGGCCAAACAACAAGAAGAGCGTGCGATTGAGATGCTCGACCGCGTTGGCTTGTCCGATCGAACGGATCACCGTCCCTCCGAAATGAGCCAAGGACAGCAACAACGAGTCGCATTGGCACGAACGCTCGCCAATGACCCACCAATCATCTTGGCCGACGAACCGACCGGAAACCTCGATTCAGAAACTCGCCAACAGGTGATGAGCTATCTGAATGAATTTCACCAAGACGGACGCACGATCGTCATGGTCACGCACGACGCCGACACCGCTGCGTTCGCGCACCGCACGATTCGCTTAGTGGCCGGCGTCACCCACGAGGTCGCCATTTCAGAAGCCGCCTGA
- a CDS encoding ABC transporter permease, which translates to MKLRHMIWKELWQRPTPMLTSLLAVTLGVTALVAIQNITVFSERKIAGDMESLGANVLVLPPSVTLQDYYGADMHGQTMPEEYVTRLALARLPGVENLAPKLCVEAEVDTIPVTLTGILPRSEFQAKAAWQGLGMFGNAVGSDAGCCATAADTGTGDNDPNSLATTRTIAELGDRDVILGRDLANQLGAKAGDTLPLLGDDFTVLTVLPSTGTIDDGRIFAHLHSVQDLSGAGPVVNVIEIMACCEDAAGGLITDLSGELPETRIVTIAQVVQTQIAVNGLMSRLSWVFLSILLLVGGASIASVMYANVTERRKEIGTLMAIGASRNFVTQMFLGKAAVLGLAGGSAGFVVGTIVAAVLGPQLLGIHVRPMPMLLGVGMGTATIVAVAASLLPARRAAGLDPCLVFNE; encoded by the coding sequence ATGAAACTTCGACACATGATCTGGAAAGAACTCTGGCAACGGCCGACACCGATGCTGACTAGTTTGCTGGCCGTCACGTTGGGCGTCACAGCGCTCGTTGCAATTCAAAATATCACCGTGTTTTCAGAACGCAAGATCGCTGGTGACATGGAGTCACTCGGTGCGAACGTTTTGGTTTTGCCACCCAGTGTCACGCTGCAAGACTACTACGGGGCCGACATGCACGGGCAGACGATGCCCGAAGAATACGTTACACGGCTTGCACTTGCTCGATTGCCCGGCGTTGAAAACTTGGCTCCCAAGCTGTGCGTCGAAGCGGAAGTAGACACGATTCCCGTCACACTGACCGGTATTCTGCCACGCAGCGAATTCCAGGCCAAGGCCGCGTGGCAGGGACTCGGGATGTTTGGCAATGCGGTCGGCAGTGATGCCGGTTGCTGTGCCACAGCCGCTGATACCGGCACAGGGGATAACGATCCGAACTCGCTGGCAACGACTCGCACGATCGCTGAGTTAGGCGACCGCGATGTGATCCTTGGACGCGATCTTGCCAACCAACTCGGTGCAAAAGCTGGCGATACGTTGCCGTTACTCGGTGATGACTTTACGGTTCTCACGGTATTGCCTTCGACAGGCACGATCGACGACGGACGCATATTTGCTCACTTGCACAGTGTCCAAGATCTGTCGGGTGCGGGACCGGTGGTGAATGTGATCGAGATCATGGCGTGTTGTGAAGATGCCGCAGGCGGATTGATTACCGACCTGTCTGGCGAGCTTCCCGAGACACGAATTGTCACCATTGCGCAAGTGGTGCAGACACAAATCGCCGTCAACGGCTTGATGTCACGATTGTCCTGGGTCTTTCTGTCGATCCTGCTGCTGGTTGGTGGAGCGAGCATTGCCAGCGTGATGTACGCCAACGTGACCGAACGACGCAAGGAAATCGGGACGCTGATGGCAATCGGAGCCAGCCGCAACTTTGTCACGCAAATGTTCCTTGGCAAAGCTGCGGTTCTGGGGCTCGCCGGTGGATCCGCGGGTTTTGTCGTTGGCACCATCGTCGCTGCAGTACTTGGACCACAGCTACTGGGTATTCACGTACGCCCGATGCCGATGCTGCTGGGCGTGGGAATGGGTACGGCAACAATCGTCGCCGTCGCCGCCAGTCTATTGCCCGCCCGCCGAGCCGCTGGTCTCGATCCGTGCCTCGTTTTTAATGAATGA
- a CDS encoding efflux RND transporter permease subunit, translating into MLNSIIRFALKQRLLVIAVALFLVGFGTWQAMRAPIDVFPDLNRPRVVIMTEAPGLAPEEVETLITFPIETAVNGANGVQAVRSSSGVGISVIYVEFDWNTDIYNDRQIVNERLQLVQERMPQGVKPTLAPISSIMGQILMLGMWSDEAATEPLELRTLGDWVVRQRLLTIPGVSQVFTMGGGRKQFQVLVDPDALLRFGVSLHEVKQAVQNSNENATGGYLDEQGPNELLVRALGRVQTIEDLQKVVVTMKEGRPIALSQIARVVEGPQVKRGDSSAWVRNEEGEFSGDPAVILTINKQPGADTRQVTDDVMAAIEDLRPSLPGDLRIEPLYTQKSFIDRAIENVAEALRDGGILVVIILFLFLMNVRTTFITLTAIPLSLLMTAIVFSVFGLSINTMTLGGLAVAIGELVDDAIVDVENIYRRLKENRSSENPKPPLLVVFRASIEIRNSIVFGTMIVILVFLPLFALSGMEGRLFAPLGVAYIVSILSSLLVSLTVTPVLSYWLLGKQNLKGHEKDGFVLRAIKWIGDKVIRFSLTVPRLNLAVTAVLVALAGLFLVSLERDFLPPFNEGAVQLNVVLPPGTSLATSNDISRRVETRLRKIEDIKGFVRRTGRAELDEHAEGVNMSEMILELDPESPRSREEQLEEIREAMADIPGIVTAVEQPIAHLISHMISGVKAQIGIKIYGDDLDLLRRKAEEMETAMGAVPGVTDLLVEPQVIIPQMRIELDRDKLLLYGLSAVEVNEFIETALNGQVVSEILIGQRTFDLMLRLDEDYRENLQTLRRLTIDLDDGGKLPLESVAKIYESGGPNTINREDVRRRIVLQCNVADRGVVDVVQDIQTKVQPIVESLPPGYFVQYSGQFESQQSASQVIGLLFVVSLVGVFLVLYTMFRSVNLSLQVMMALPMAFIGAVAALVFTGQTLTVAAMVGFISLSGIASRNGILLLNHYLHLVQHEGEDWTKEMIVRAGLERLAPVLMTALTSGIGLVPLVMAAGEPGKEILYPVATVILGGLISSTLLDFFVHPALFWLIGLKSAERVVNESKTDIPLFEESADERYHQGIKPAPSRTTETSQSHSEPAT; encoded by the coding sequence ATGCTAAATTCAATTATTCGATTTGCGTTGAAACAACGTCTGCTCGTGATCGCCGTTGCACTATTCCTAGTGGGATTCGGGACTTGGCAAGCGATGCGGGCTCCCATCGACGTATTCCCAGACCTGAACCGGCCTCGCGTGGTCATCATGACCGAAGCACCGGGTTTAGCACCGGAAGAAGTGGAGACGTTGATTACGTTTCCGATTGAAACGGCGGTCAATGGAGCGAATGGCGTGCAAGCGGTTCGTAGTTCGTCCGGCGTTGGCATCTCGGTCATCTATGTCGAGTTCGACTGGAATACGGACATCTACAATGACCGTCAAATCGTCAACGAACGACTGCAACTCGTTCAAGAACGGATGCCGCAAGGCGTTAAGCCAACGCTTGCACCGATCTCTTCGATCATGGGTCAAATCTTGATGCTGGGAATGTGGAGCGACGAAGCTGCGACGGAGCCACTTGAGTTGCGAACGCTCGGTGATTGGGTGGTCAGACAACGGCTGCTCACGATACCCGGTGTATCGCAGGTGTTCACAATGGGCGGCGGACGCAAGCAGTTTCAAGTTTTGGTGGATCCCGATGCCTTGTTGCGGTTCGGCGTCTCGCTGCACGAAGTTAAGCAAGCAGTGCAGAACAGCAACGAGAATGCGACCGGCGGATACCTGGATGAACAGGGGCCGAATGAGTTGCTCGTTCGTGCATTGGGCCGCGTCCAGACAATCGAAGACCTGCAAAAGGTCGTCGTCACGATGAAAGAAGGCCGTCCCATTGCGCTGTCTCAAATTGCACGTGTCGTCGAAGGCCCGCAGGTGAAACGCGGCGATAGCTCTGCCTGGGTACGGAATGAAGAAGGTGAATTTTCAGGTGACCCAGCCGTCATCCTCACGATCAACAAGCAACCGGGCGCTGACACGCGGCAAGTAACCGATGATGTCATGGCTGCGATCGAGGATTTGCGTCCTTCGCTTCCCGGTGACCTCCGCATCGAACCGCTCTACACCCAAAAGTCGTTCATCGACCGTGCGATTGAGAATGTGGCCGAAGCACTTCGCGATGGCGGCATTCTTGTCGTCATCATTCTGTTTCTGTTTTTGATGAACGTGCGCACGACGTTCATCACGTTGACGGCGATTCCACTTTCACTATTGATGACGGCGATCGTATTCTCCGTCTTCGGATTGTCGATCAACACCATGACCTTGGGCGGTTTGGCTGTGGCGATCGGTGAATTGGTCGACGACGCGATTGTTGATGTGGAAAACATCTATCGCCGGTTGAAGGAAAATCGTTCGAGCGAGAACCCCAAACCCCCGCTGTTGGTCGTATTCCGAGCCAGTATCGAAATCCGAAATTCAATAGTATTCGGTACGATGATCGTCATCCTTGTGTTCCTGCCGTTGTTCGCATTGTCGGGTATGGAAGGACGTTTGTTTGCACCACTGGGTGTCGCCTACATCGTTTCGATTCTGTCGTCGCTGCTCGTTTCCCTCACCGTCACTCCGGTGCTGTCGTATTGGTTGCTCGGCAAGCAGAACCTAAAGGGACACGAAAAAGACGGCTTTGTCCTGCGAGCGATTAAGTGGATTGGCGACAAAGTCATCCGCTTCAGTCTCACGGTGCCGCGACTGAATCTTGCCGTCACCGCGGTGTTGGTTGCGTTGGCTGGTTTGTTCCTTGTGAGTCTAGAACGCGACTTTCTGCCGCCGTTCAACGAAGGTGCGGTGCAACTCAACGTCGTGCTGCCTCCGGGAACTTCGTTGGCGACCTCCAACGACATCTCCCGCCGCGTTGAAACACGGCTGCGTAAAATCGAAGACATCAAAGGATTCGTGCGACGAACCGGTCGCGCCGAATTGGATGAGCACGCTGAGGGCGTCAACATGAGCGAGATGATTCTGGAACTCGATCCCGAATCACCGCGTTCGCGCGAAGAACAGCTGGAAGAAATCCGTGAGGCAATGGCCGATATTCCGGGAATCGTCACCGCTGTGGAACAACCCATCGCCCACTTGATATCGCACATGATTTCCGGCGTGAAGGCACAAATCGGCATCAAGATCTACGGTGACGACCTCGACTTGCTACGGCGCAAAGCGGAAGAGATGGAAACAGCGATGGGTGCGGTACCAGGCGTCACCGACCTATTGGTTGAACCGCAGGTCATTATTCCGCAAATGCGAATCGAACTGGATCGCGACAAGTTGCTGCTCTACGGGCTCAGTGCGGTGGAGGTGAACGAGTTTATCGAAACGGCATTGAACGGACAGGTGGTTTCCGAAATTCTAATTGGACAACGAACATTCGACTTGATGCTGCGTCTGGACGAGGACTATCGCGAAAACCTGCAAACGTTACGTCGCTTGACGATCGACCTCGACGATGGCGGCAAGCTGCCACTGGAATCGGTCGCCAAAATCTACGAATCCGGCGGACCAAACACAATCAATCGGGAGGACGTTCGGCGACGGATCGTATTGCAATGCAATGTGGCCGATCGCGGTGTGGTCGATGTCGTGCAAGACATTCAAACGAAAGTCCAACCGATCGTAGAATCTCTGCCACCGGGTTACTTCGTTCAGTACAGCGGCCAGTTTGAAAGCCAACAATCGGCCTCGCAAGTCATCGGTTTACTGTTTGTCGTTTCGCTTGTCGGCGTGTTCTTGGTGCTGTACACGATGTTTCGCAGCGTCAATCTCTCGCTACAGGTGATGATGGCGTTGCCGATGGCATTCATTGGTGCGGTGGCCGCGTTGGTCTTCACCGGACAAACGCTGACCGTCGCCGCGATGGTCGGATTCATTTCACTGTCCGGAATCGCATCACGCAACGGTATCCTGTTGCTGAACCACTACCTGCATCTTGTGCAGCACGAAGGCGAAGACTGGACCAAAGAAATGATCGTTCGTGCTGGGCTGGAACGTCTCGCCCCGGTGCTGATGACGGCACTCACCTCCGGCATCGGCTTGGTTCCGTTGGTCATGGCGGCGGGTGAACCCGGCAAAGAAATCCTGTACCCAGTCGCAACCGTGATCCTCGGCGGCCTAATCAGCTCGACACTACTCGACTTCTTTGTTCACCCGGCGTTGTTCTGGCTGATCGGATTGAAATCGGCGGAACGAGTTGTCAATGAATCCAAAACCGATATTCCTCTGTTTGAAGAATCTGCAGACGAAAGATATCACCAAGGAATCAAACCTGCTCCGTCACGGACGACAGAGACTTCCCAGTCCCATTCCGAACCCGCAACCTAA
- a CDS encoding efflux RND transporter periplasmic adaptor subunit, which translates to MKIRIPNVPMKWVWLVATLIVVIVGGLTWQHWFPATKAWIDRTAVSFRGGGEPHEGEAVGEVDPHAGHDHAAHAGHDETTSLELSKQAIRNIGLSDETIRPIKLETFRRSITVPAVVAERPGRSRVQVATPMTGVVTHVHAVQGEAVEPGSLLFQIRLTHEDLVNAQTDFVRTLGELDVENREIARLEQVTRSGAVAGKVLLERQYSRDKLNAHLGAQREALRLHGLSDDQVNRIERERRLLRELQVFAPSVDSHGEAKLRLTQHVVQAGFVLEDKPKHTGPLILQDLSVHKGQSVNAGETLCILTDYDELFIEGLAFEQDIRQLRGASQNGWKVDAIIEQPGSESRVIEGLEIAYLANQVGATSRTLNFYVRLPNEVAKDRRNDGNRYVEWRYVPGQRMQLRVPVEEMPEQILVPVEAVASEGAETFVFQQNGSHFDRVPVHVKYRDQYSAVIDNDGSLFPGDVIAMRGAHQMQMALKNKSGGGVDPHAGHNH; encoded by the coding sequence ATGAAAATCCGTATTCCCAACGTCCCCATGAAGTGGGTTTGGTTAGTCGCCACGCTGATCGTTGTGATCGTCGGTGGTCTTACCTGGCAGCATTGGTTCCCCGCCACAAAGGCATGGATCGATCGAACCGCTGTTTCGTTCCGAGGTGGCGGCGAACCGCACGAAGGTGAGGCGGTCGGCGAGGTTGATCCTCATGCCGGTCACGATCACGCAGCGCATGCGGGGCACGACGAGACGACTTCGCTCGAATTGTCAAAGCAGGCGATCCGTAACATCGGCTTGTCTGACGAGACGATCCGCCCGATCAAGCTGGAAACGTTCCGCCGATCCATCACGGTTCCCGCCGTCGTCGCTGAACGCCCCGGTCGTTCACGAGTCCAAGTTGCTACGCCGATGACCGGCGTCGTCACGCATGTTCACGCGGTTCAAGGAGAAGCGGTCGAACCGGGAAGTCTACTGTTTCAAATCCGTTTGACGCACGAAGACCTCGTCAACGCACAGACCGACTTCGTCCGCACGCTGGGCGAACTGGATGTCGAAAATCGCGAGATCGCTCGCTTAGAGCAAGTCACCCGAAGTGGTGCGGTTGCGGGCAAGGTGTTGCTGGAGCGGCAGTACTCTCGCGACAAGCTGAACGCGCATCTTGGTGCCCAGCGGGAAGCGCTGCGTTTACACGGACTGTCAGACGATCAAGTGAATCGAATCGAACGTGAGCGACGACTGCTGCGTGAACTGCAAGTTTTCGCACCAAGCGTGGATAGTCACGGTGAAGCCAAGTTGCGATTGACCCAGCACGTCGTCCAAGCGGGGTTCGTGTTGGAGGACAAGCCCAAACACACTGGCCCGTTGATCCTACAAGACTTGTCCGTTCACAAAGGACAATCTGTCAACGCTGGCGAAACGCTCTGCATCCTAACCGACTACGACGAGTTGTTCATCGAAGGTCTCGCGTTCGAGCAAGACATTCGACAGCTTCGCGGTGCCTCACAAAACGGTTGGAAAGTCGATGCGATCATAGAACAACCAGGTTCCGAATCCCGTGTGATTGAAGGCTTGGAAATCGCGTATCTGGCGAACCAAGTCGGTGCCACTTCACGGACACTAAACTTCTACGTTCGGCTTCCAAACGAGGTTGCAAAGGATCGTCGCAACGACGGCAATCGCTATGTCGAATGGCGTTATGTCCCCGGCCAACGGATGCAATTGCGAGTACCGGTCGAAGAGATGCCGGAGCAAATCTTGGTTCCCGTCGAGGCGGTGGCGAGCGAAGGAGCAGAAACATTTGTGTTCCAGCAGAACGGCAGTCACTTCGATCGTGTGCCGGTTCATGTGAAGTACCGAGATCAGTATTCCGCCGTGATCGACAACGACGGTTCGCTGTTCCCCGGCGACGTGATTGCCATGCGGGGCGCACATCAAATGCAGATGGCTCTCAAAAACAAGTCTGGCGGTGGAGTTGATCCACACGCAGGGCATAACCACTAA
- a CDS encoding CHAT domain-containing protein: MIQNRGSFCLQVACNIHRRFDEMNNGSWLRAKPHRKAMNNRILFRSQSAVRMLRLLVILTATTASVANAQVLAPQPQQSSPQPPLDAGIAPNWRPSWDGVPQRHYGPANKWPQMQGWNFDLNIPIWQLPSQLGNYPGAKFHEPPPLNANGPRSHPHIDMHAKNPQSIQINVVPHAGHWHKSADEVPKTMPFVDAERLAKNDIASSQERLAQLYTDYGHYDKAVVQLQSVLEHFAGEHSDPQRYLIASNRLARVHLELGQFAKTKEILDENVKRLSDLPTDATEQSVDLLGDTLALLAELFRETGDFKQAESLHPRILKQRSEVFGEEHREYAVALHNYGIFKWRQERFQYAEELLRRELKLTEQHSPASRELAHSRESLALALTSQGKLTEAESLFRAALQTYESLPGNDRDRFRTLSNLAFLHIFDGKFDEALALFSEAASGRRTLLGEDHLDYADTLADEARLRLVRGEFDVAIEVSRQALEITRKSIELASALQSERQQLAMANLFRERLDLMLTAAAQAPDSAKESFEEILIWKGSTLVRQRMMRKLSQQDSIASKYKELQQVTMRIASLSRSAPSGTEAIENWKAELMAMRGEKESLETELSQASVEFRSSRIVPTLEKLALALPDDSALIDYFAYASLSPDPEKGRFNRVPSLMASVVKPDGSVQCVHFGLSAPIAKWIDVWRDSLGLSPESRQAGRKLRAAIWEPLLPLIGDAKTLLVSTDGPLGRLPFVALPGRSEGSYLIENHRIAMVPVPQMIPSLVARRGRHDLPKHLLVMGDVDYGAPNREVPSVNEATLPWDRTRQSPPRSGRDFFPRLEHTAGEIAAIERLYKNQGWSKPDCVVTLDRGDATEERFREFAPQCYQIHLATHGFFAASNFSSAHPGDTSRTESRLVGENECTVRGISPGLLSGLAFSGANAKPRPNQDDGILTADEIASLPLDGVELVVLSACETGLGEVAGGEGLIGIQRSFQVSGARTTIASLWKVPDLATRLLMEQFYKNYWGHDEMSRLDAMREAQLWVLRHPDDLRGIVRDGQELKVGKTPPEHWGAFTLSGDWR, encoded by the coding sequence GTGATTCAAAATCGCGGCTCATTCTGTTTGCAGGTCGCATGCAACATCCATCGCAGGTTTGATGAAATGAATAACGGCAGCTGGCTTCGTGCTAAACCTCATCGCAAAGCAATGAACAACCGAATCCTATTTCGTTCGCAATCGGCTGTGCGAATGCTCCGCTTGCTTGTCATTCTGACCGCGACGACCGCTTCAGTCGCCAATGCACAGGTTCTCGCTCCTCAACCACAGCAATCATCGCCCCAGCCACCTCTTGACGCAGGAATCGCACCGAATTGGAGGCCGTCGTGGGATGGCGTTCCGCAACGTCATTATGGTCCCGCGAATAAGTGGCCTCAGATGCAAGGATGGAATTTTGATCTCAACATTCCAATCTGGCAGCTTCCATCACAGCTAGGAAACTATCCGGGTGCAAAATTTCATGAGCCCCCCCCATTGAATGCCAATGGCCCGCGATCGCATCCGCACATAGATATGCATGCCAAAAATCCGCAGAGCATTCAAATCAATGTCGTTCCACACGCCGGGCATTGGCATAAGTCGGCTGACGAGGTTCCCAAAACCATGCCCTTCGTCGACGCGGAACGACTTGCCAAGAATGACATAGCGTCATCTCAAGAACGGCTTGCTCAGCTCTATACGGACTACGGCCATTACGATAAGGCGGTCGTTCAGCTCCAATCTGTTTTGGAGCATTTTGCAGGTGAGCATTCCGATCCACAACGATACTTAATCGCGTCCAATCGGCTTGCTCGAGTACATCTTGAACTGGGGCAGTTCGCAAAGACAAAGGAAATCCTCGACGAGAATGTTAAGCGTTTAAGCGACCTCCCAACCGATGCCACCGAGCAATCCGTCGATCTCCTTGGCGATACATTAGCGTTATTGGCTGAGCTGTTTCGTGAAACCGGCGATTTTAAGCAAGCAGAGAGTCTTCACCCGCGGATTCTGAAACAACGCAGCGAAGTTTTCGGTGAAGAGCATCGTGAATACGCCGTAGCCTTACACAACTATGGCATCTTCAAATGGCGGCAAGAACGATTCCAATATGCGGAAGAATTATTGCGACGGGAACTAAAACTTACGGAACAACACTCACCCGCGAGTCGTGAACTGGCTCATAGTCGCGAATCGCTTGCACTCGCTTTGACTTCACAAGGCAAACTGACTGAAGCCGAATCGCTATTTAGGGCCGCACTGCAAACCTACGAAAGTCTTCCTGGAAATGACCGTGACCGATTCCGAACGCTCAGCAATCTGGCGTTCCTGCACATCTTTGATGGAAAGTTCGACGAAGCCTTAGCGCTGTTTTCGGAAGCTGCGAGCGGACGAAGAACGCTCTTGGGTGAAGACCATCTCGACTACGCCGATACGCTCGCCGACGAGGCCCGCTTGCGATTGGTGCGAGGGGAATTTGATGTAGCGATTGAGGTTAGTCGACAAGCACTGGAGATCACCCGGAAGAGCATCGAGTTAGCATCGGCGCTGCAATCGGAGCGTCAGCAACTAGCGATGGCGAACCTGTTTCGCGAACGTTTGGATTTGATGCTAACTGCCGCTGCCCAAGCGCCTGACTCGGCAAAGGAATCCTTTGAGGAGATACTCATTTGGAAAGGCTCAACGCTCGTTCGACAACGAATGATGCGTAAGCTTTCACAACAGGATTCCATTGCATCGAAGTATAAAGAACTTCAGCAAGTCACGATGCGGATTGCCTCGCTCTCGCGTTCAGCGCCGTCCGGGACGGAGGCGATTGAGAATTGGAAAGCCGAATTGATGGCGATGCGTGGCGAGAAAGAATCGCTTGAGACGGAACTGAGCCAAGCGAGTGTCGAGTTTCGGTCGTCGCGAATCGTTCCGACGCTCGAAAAGCTAGCTCTAGCCTTACCCGATGACTCGGCGCTGATCGATTACTTTGCGTACGCTTCACTATCTCCCGATCCAGAGAAAGGACGTTTTAATCGCGTGCCTTCGTTGATGGCATCTGTGGTCAAGCCGGATGGGTCCGTTCAATGCGTCCATTTCGGACTGTCAGCGCCCATCGCAAAGTGGATCGACGTCTGGCGCGATTCACTCGGATTGTCACCGGAGAGCCGCCAAGCGGGGCGCAAGCTGCGGGCAGCAATTTGGGAACCCTTGCTACCGCTCATTGGCGACGCAAAGACACTACTCGTATCCACCGATGGACCGCTGGGGCGTCTGCCATTTGTCGCCTTACCTGGGCGGTCCGAAGGCAGTTACCTGATTGAGAATCATCGGATTGCGATGGTGCCGGTTCCTCAAATGATTCCATCTTTGGTCGCTCGACGTGGACGCCACGACTTGCCCAAGCATCTCCTGGTCATGGGAGATGTCGACTACGGTGCTCCGAACCGTGAAGTACCGTCCGTCAACGAGGCGACATTGCCGTGGGATCGCACCAGGCAGTCTCCGCCGCGTTCGGGACGCGATTTTTTCCCGAGGCTGGAGCACACTGCGGGTGAGATCGCAGCCATCGAACGGTTATACAAAAATCAAGGCTGGTCAAAGCCGGATTGCGTCGTAACTCTTGACCGTGGTGATGCGACCGAAGAACGGTTCCGTGAATTCGCGCCGCAGTGTTACCAAATCCACCTGGCAACACATGGGTTCTTTGCCGCGTCAAATTTTTCGAGTGCGCATCCAGGCGACACGTCACGAACTGAGTCGCGATTGGTCGGCGAGAACGAATGCACGGTGCGAGGCATCAGCCCCGGGTTGCTATCTGGCCTCGCATTCTCAGGAGCAAATGCGAAACCACGCCCCAATCAAGACGATGGGATTTTGACGGCCGATGAAATCGCCTCTCTACCGCTCGATGGAGTCGAGCTTGTCGTGCTGAGCGCATGTGAAACCGGCCTTGGGGAAGTGGCCGGCGGCGAAGGGTTGATAGGGATTCAACGTTCGTTTCAAGTGTCTGGCGCGCGGACGACGATCGCAAGTTTGTGGAAAGTTCCGGACCTTGCAACTCGATTGCTGATGGAGCAGTTCTACAAAAACTATTGGGGGCACGACGAGATGTCACGACTCGATGCAATGCGGGAAGCCCAGCTTTGGGTGCTTCGTCACCCCGATGACCTGCGGGGTATCGTACGCGATGGCCAGGAACTCAAAGTAGGCAAAACGCCGCCTGAACATTGGGGCGCGTTCACTTTATCAGGAGACTGGCGATAA
- a CDS encoding serpin family protein, with protein MNLEGLEAAAATNMTFDLDSGRVHNSSAPMFNADHPILFLIGDSKSRLILFAGRMQHPSQV; from the coding sequence GTGAACCTAGAGGGACTAGAAGCCGCAGCCGCGACGAACATGACGTTTGACCTCGATTCGGGACGCGTCCACAATTCATCCGCACCGATGTTTAACGCGGACCATCCCATTCTGTTCCTGATTGGTGATTCAAAATCGCGGCTCATTCTGTTTGCAGGTCGCATGCAACATCCATCGCAGGTTTGA